DNA from Aliarcobacter butzleri:
TATGTACTTCAACGAAGAAGGTGAAGAAATATCAGTAAAAGAGTTCAAAAATCTGATAAAAACAACAAAAGATAGAAAACAGAATATCATTGGGACTGTATTTTTGTACAATCCAGTTGTAACTCCAATGGGATTTGATTCAAATAAATATCTATTAGAACAAGATTTTGAAGACTTTGATAAACTAATAGAACTAAAAGCTGAAAACTATATAACTGTGTTTAAACAAGCTATGAGAGAGTCTTGTAAAGGTAAAATCGTAGAGATAAAAAATCTATTCAACTTAATAGAAAGAAATATTGATGCTTCAACTTTACTCATAAAGTTTAATGAAGATTTAGAAAGATACAACTCAGCTCAAAATACAGAGTTTGATAGAGATATTATGTATCTTGATGCTGCAAACTTTATACCTGCTGGAAAATTTGTATTTTTTTGCTGGGGAGATAAAATAAAAGAAAAAGAGTTCCCTTATATAAATGAATATGCAAAAACTTTATATGAAAATGCTATAAAACTAGGTAAAAAAGTTGCTTATGTTTATAAAAAAGAGAAAACAGAACAAGGAAGTATAGAGTTTTTACAGTTCTCAAATCCTTCACAAAATCAAAAATATAAAGCTTCTATTTCAAGTGCTATAAAAAAATCTTTTGAACAATTTCCTCCAATTCCAACTCCTTATGAATAAATTTTTTAAAATTTATTCATAATTATGTTATTTCTTTAGCTAAATTTAATTATTTTAAGTATATAATTGCGTCCACTTAAATTATTGGGGTATCGCCAAGCGGTAAGGCAACGGTTTTTGGTACCGTCACTCGAAGGTTCGAATCCTTCTACCCCATCCAATTAGTTTAAGTTTTTTTTATGGTGAGGTTGGAGAGTGGTCAAATCCTGCGGACTGTAAATCCGCCGCCTACGGCTTCGAAGGTTCGAATCCTTCTCTCACCACCACTTTTTCAAAAGTAAATGGTTCGATAGCTCAGTCGGTAGAGCAAAGGATTGAAAATCCTTGTGTCGACAGTTCGATTCTGTCTCGAACCACCACTTTTGATTTTTATTATACACTGTGCGAGTGTGGCGGAATAGGTAGACGCGCGGGACTTAAAATCCCGTTCCGGTTTCGGAGTGTGAGTTCGATTCTCACCATTCGCACCATCTTTATATAAAACTTTTATTCCAAATTAGTATTCAAATCAATTCTTATTGTGAACTCTGCACCAAAATACTCTTTTTCATCATATGTAAATTCTACATTTTTAACACAAATAGTTCCATTTAGATGTTTTGTGATAATTTCTTCTGTCATATAAAGCCCTATTCCTGTTCCTTGGCTTTTATATTTTGTTGTAAAATATGGTTCAAAAATTTTATCTAAGTTCTCTTTTATCACTCCACCAGCATTATCTTTTATAATTATATTTATAAAATTATCTTTTTCAAAAGCATCTACAAAAATAAATCTTTCACCATCTTTTTTTATAAGTTCATCTCTTGAATTATTTAAGATATTTATTAATGCTTGAATAAGCTCATTTTCATAGCTTTCAAACTCAACTCCTTCAATATTTTTTATAATTTCTATATCTTTTGAACTAAATTGAGCTGAGATTAAATCCAAGGTTTTTTTAAATATTTCTATCAAATTAACTTTTGATTTTTCTTTATTTGGTATAAAAAAATTCCTAAAATCATCTATTGTTTGAGATAAATATTGAGAAGAAGCATTTATTCTGTTTGAAGCTTCAAAGAAGAATTCATCAGTTAAAACTCCCATTTGTTTTTGTAAAACCATACCACTTGTTGCAGTTGTAATTATAGATAAAGGTTGTCTCCATTGATGAGCAATATTTCCAATCATCTCTCCCATTGCAGCCATTTTTGATTGTTGGTATAAAATCGCTTGTTTATTATCTAACTCTCTTTTATACTCTTTTAGTTTATTTTCTAAAAAAATTGAAACATATCCTGAAGCTACCAATAAAAATATAATTAAAATCATTCCAAGAATTAAAATATTTAGTGCATATTTTTCATAATTTCTGTCCAATTTCTTTTTAACATCTGCAATCTCTTGATTTAAATCATCTTCATAGAATCCAGCTCCAATAAGCCAATTCCAATCATCCATTCCTTGAACAAAACTTATTTTTTCTGTGGGATGCTCTGTACTAGGTTTATTTTGTATATAAGTATAAAAACCATTTCCATTTTTAGCAATATTTATTAAATCACTAATAACTCTTTTTTTATCTTTGACTTCATCATTTTCTAAATAGTTTTTACCTATATAATCTTTTCTAATGTGGTTTAAATATGTTCCATCATAATTTATTATAAAAATATAACCAGATCTTCCAAATCTAACTAGATTTATATACTCCAAAGCCTTTTTTTGGATTATTTTTTCAAAATCATCAAAATATTCTCCAGTTCCAATAGCAATATTTAAAGGTTCAAAAGTTTTATAAAATGCAATTTTACGCCCTATTTCTTTGTTTGTATTTGGTTTATACCAATAATATTCATCAAATCTTTCTGTTTTTTCTTTTATTGTATTTACAATATTTTCAAAAAATTTATATCCATTTACATCAGTATAATTTAAAAAGTTTTTACCTTCAATGCTTGTATCAATTGGGTGAGAGAGTTTATTTCCATAAATGTCATCAATAAAGAAGTAACCTCTTCCTTCGTTAAATCTTATACCACTTAAAGCAACTTTTATAATTTGAAATATTTCTTGTTTTGATTTTGTTGTTTTATATTTTTCATAGATATTTGTAGCCATTTCATGAGCTTCATAAACTCTATTTTTTACATTTTGTTTTAATTCTTCTTCTGTATTTTTTTGAAGTTGTTTAGTAAAAGTAAATACTCTTGATACTTCTTCTTTTATAATTTCTTTATTTTTTAAAATATATTTTTGTTCTATCGTTCTTCTTTCTTTATTAAAAGTTTTTTTATTTTCAAAGTATAAAAATAAAATTACAAACAGAGAAAAAACTACAACAAAAACAGAAGGCATAACTTTTATTATTTTGAGAAATTGTTCTTCTTTTGATGGTTTCATTTTTAACTCAATAAATTAATTTAGAAATACTTAAAATTATTATATCTATTTTTTTTCTTTTTTTAATTTTTTTTATCAAAAGATATATATTAAAATTAGTTTGATATAATCAAGTGTTAAAAAAAATTTTAAGGAAATTTATGTCAAAAATAGGAATATTAGTAGCAAGTTCAAATAATAATCAAAAATTAGCTCTTAAATTAAAAGAGTTAGCACAAAGTCAAAATTGCGAAGCTGAAGTAATAAATTTAGTAGATTACAACTTACCTTTATATAGTACAATTGAAGAAGAAAAAAATGGTATTCCAGAATCTGCTTTAGATTTAGCTACAAAAATTATTGATTTAAAAGCTTTTATTATAGTTGCACCAGAATACAATGGTGTTATGCCTCCAGTTTTAAATAACGCTATGGCTTGGACTTCAAGAGCAACAAAAAATTGGAGAGATGCCTTTAATGAAAAAATTGTTGGATTAGCAACACACAGCGGTGGTGGTGGAGTAAAAGGACTTCAAGCAATGAGAATTATGTTCCAACACTTAGGAGCAAATATCTTAGCTAGAGAGATTTTAACTACTTATGATAAACCACTAAATGAAGAGTCAGCAATAGGTATGATAAATTCTTTAGTAAAACTATCAAGAGCTTAGGAAAAATTTCCTAAGTTTTGTAACCCAACTGTTATAAATTTATGCTAAAATTTTTCTATGAAAGAAAAAGTATATGTACTAGATACAAATATCATTTTACAAAACCTTCAAAATCTCTACAAAATATCAGACAATAAAACCAACCATATTGTTATCCCTGAAACTGTACTTCTTGAATTAGAGGATAAAAAAAAGTTAAGTAATGAGCTAGGGTACTATTCAAGAGAGTTTGCAAGACTATTAGCTAAAATGAAAATCAAAGAAGTTGATTATAAATCAGACTTTAAAGTTGTAAAGCTTTATAACGATGAATTAAATCTTGATATTATCTCAAAAGATAAATATGAAACTGAGATTGAACAAGTTCATCTTTCTGAATCAAATGATAAAAGAATAATTGAAGTAGCTTCAATAGCTCAAGAGTATTATAAAGGCTGTCGAACTATCTTTTTATCTTTAGATGTTTATGCAAGAACATTTGCTATTTTTAAAAATATAAAAGCTGAAACCTTACACGATGATAAATCAACAGTTCCGACATTTAATTTTGTAAAAAATATAAATTTAGATTCTTCTTTATTTAATAGTTTAGAAAATAAAGATATTACATCTATTGACAAAGAATATGAAATGCAAAATTTTTCTTATTCATTTGAAAGTAGTGATGGAAACATCGAATATGCAATAGTAACAAATGGCAAAATAGATACTTTAAAAGAGAATGATTTTAAAGCATTAAATATAAAACCAGTAAACATCAAACAAAAACTATTTGCAAAAGCTATTTTATCAAATATGTATGATTTACTTGTAATTGATGCAAAAGCGGGAAGTGGAAAAACTTTGATGTCTATTGTTTGTTCTATGAGATTGATTGATTTGGGGATTTATGACAAAATAGTTTATGTAAGAAACTCAATAGAATCACTTGATAAAGGCGCAGAAGTTGGTTTTTTAGCAGGAAATGAAGAGAAATTTAGAATTTATAATATGGCTTTATATGATACTTTAGAGTTTATTGCGAAAAAACATCTAAAAAAGAGTGAAAATAGAGAAAATCAAGAGTCAATAAACTCAAAAATTGATGAACTAAAATCAAGATATTTTATAGAAACACTTTGGCCAGGAGAAGCAAGAGGACGAACTTTAAGTGGTGCGATTGTTATTATGGATGAGTGGCAAAATAGTAGTGAAAAAACTACTCAGCTAATCTTATCAAGACTTGATGAAAGTTGTATGGCAATAGTTATTGGTTCAAATCGACAAATAGATAATTTATACCTAAATAAATATAATAATGGACTAACAACTTTATTAAAACAAACAAATGAAGCACATAGTGAAATTAAAATGTTTGCAATAGAACTTGAAAAAGCAGTTCGAGGAAAATTTGCTCAATTTACTGAAAGAATTTTTGAAAATAGAAAGGATTAAAGATACAAAATAGATTAATAAACGACACTATTTACAATCATATAGAATATACAAAACTTGAAGAAAAAATGCTTCAAACAAAAATTGTAAATAGATTGCAATTCATAACACAAAATGCTTTAGCATATTTTTCATATCCATCGATTACAACTAAAAGATTTATTCATAGTCTTGGAACTATGCATTTAAGTTCATTTATGTTTAAAAATGCTTTATTAAATGCAGATAAAAAAACAAAAAACAACTTTTTATCTATATCAAAAAAAGCTATTTTAAAAATCATAAAAGAAGAAAATCTAAATATCCATATCGAAGAGTTAGAATACTTTGACAATAAAGCTTTATATCAATTTACAATTCCAACAAAATCAAAATCACAAAGAGCAACTTACACTCTTTTATTACAAACTATAAGAATAGTTGCCCTACTTCATGATGTTGGGCATTTACCTTTTTCTCATCAAGTTGAATATGCTTTAAAAAAAGTCTATAACAAAATAAAAACAAAAGAAGAAAATCAAGAAGTACTTTTAGAAAAAGAGTTTACTTTTAAAGAAAACTATGAAGAAATTACTAAAAATTGCAAAGATGTATTACACGAAGCTATTGGTGAAAATCTTTTAGAGCTTTTATTTGATTATGAATTAGATGAACTTGTTTTTAAAACTCAAGAAAAAGATTATTTAAAACTAATCAAAAAATTATCTCTTTTAATTTTAGAAGAGATAACTTATGAAGATTTTGATTTTAAAGTTTTACATGAGTTTATAAATAGCACAGTTGATGCAGATAGACTTGATTATATAAATCGTGATATGTTAGCAAGTGGTTATATAACTGGACCAAATGACCATATTCGTATCACAAAACAAGCTGTTTTAGTTCAAAAAGAAGATAAGTTTTATTTGAGTTTCTTTGATATGAGTTTGATTGATATTGAACATATGCTTGAAATGAGATTTAATCTTTATAAAAAAGTGATCTTTAATCATGGAATAGCAAAAACTGACTCTTTACTTGAAAATGTTGTTCAATATTTAGCAACAAAATATTTTGAAGATGAAAAAGATGAAGAAAAACTATCAAACTCTATTTCTATGCTTTGGAATTTTAAAAATGAAAATAAACAAAAAGAGCTTGATACAATTTCTATGCTTGATGAGAATTGGCTCATATCTTTATTTAAAAATAGATATTTTGATATAAAAAACAAAGAAACACTAACAAAAGAAGATATGAAATATTTATACTGTTTTGAAGAAGTATTATTTGGAAAACAAAGATTTAGAAGTCCTTGGAAAAATCTAAATGAGTTTTATAAAGTATTAGATTTTTCTACTGTTGAAAGATATAAATTTAGAGAAAGTTTTGGATACATCACACAAAATAGACTTAACAAACTTCAAAGTGCATTAGATGATTTTATAAAAAAATATGAAGATGAAGATCTGTTTTTCGCTTATCAAATAGTATCGTTTAGTTTGGGTATTTCAAAAGATTTTTATTTATATGATGGTGATGAACTTATAAATATAGATGAGATTTCGACATTAAGAAAAAGATTAAAACACTCTATGAGAAATACTGTTCCTTTTTATATCTATTCAAATAAAAAAATTTTATCAGCGAAAATGAAAATAGATTTAAAATTTATGTTATTTAATATTTTTGAAGATAAATTATAAACTTAAGAGAACTCTCTTAGGCTTATAATATCATTTAAACCATCAATCGAAGCTATTGGCTCTTTTATATAATAACCTTGAACATAATCGATACCTAACTCTCTAACTTTATTCAAAATATCTTTGTTAGATACAAATTCTGCAATAGTTTTTACTTTTTGTCCTTTTGCAAAATTAACAAGCATAGAAACAATATTTTGACTACTTTTATTTATCAAAATATCTTTTATTAAAGAACCATCTATTTTTATATAATCAACGTTTAGTTTTGCTAGATATTCAAAATTAGAATATCCTGAACCAAAATCATCAATTGCAATTTTACAACCATACTCTCTAATAGTTACAAAAAATTCATTTATCTTTCTAAAGTTGTCTATTTCTTCACTTTCAACTATTTCAAAAACAACTCTATGCCCTATTTTATACTCTTTTAATAACTCAATTATAAAAGATGAAATATATTCACTTTTTATATCTTCAAAAGTTAAATTTATAGAAAATTCAAAATCTTTATCTCTAAAATAATCAAAAGTTTTTTGAATCATGGTTTTTGTAAGTTGCAAATACTGTTTTGATTTTTTTGATATATCTAAAAAATAATATGGAGAAATAACATTATTTCCATCAATCAATCTTACAAGAGCTTCATATTTCTCAATTTTGCTTGTTTTCAAATTGTAAATTGGTTGAAAATATGGAACAATCTTATCTTCATCCAATGCTTTTTTGATTTTTAAAGTCCAAAAAATATTTTTTTCATAATCTTTTTCTAACTCTAAAGCTTTATCATAAATAATAATATTTTTATTTGCATGAGAATATCTTTTAATAATATTTGCAGTCTCTAATAAATTTTCTTTTGATTCAAAAGAGAAAACATAACTTAACTGAACATATAATTCTCTACTTTTTATAACAATTGGAACTTTTGCTATTGTTTTAGATATCTCATCTATATTTTTTATAAACTTATCTCTATCTTCGTTTTGGGCAACAATACAAAAAGTATCTGAATGATCTCTATAAACTTTATAATTTTCTTTATCGATTAATAGCTCTTCAATTTTTCTAGCTACAATTTTTAAAACATTATCACCCGTTTTATATCCAAAAAAATCATTTACATCACTAAAACTAACAATATCTAAAATCGATATACAAGGATTTACAGACTTTGAAACATCTTCTATTAACTTATATCTATTTCCAATATTTGTTAAAGAATCAAGTCTTAAGTTTCTTTTTAACTCTTCAGTTTTTAATACCAAATTAGTTATTTCATGACGAATTGCAATATATTCGATAATCTCATTTTTTTCATTTAATATAGGTCTAATATTTATATCTACCCAATAAAATTCACCATTCTTTTTTCTGTTTTTTAAAACTCCATACCAAGCTTTTTTATTTTTTATATTTTCCCACAATTGTTGAAAAATTTCATCATCTTCTTCACCTCTTACAATAGAGTGTGGCTTTCCTATAACTTCTTCATAATTATATAAAGAGACTTCACAAAATTTGTCATTTACGTATGTGATATTTCCTTTTAAATCAGAAGTTGAAATAATATTGCTATCTTTTGTAGCTTCATTATACTGTTTTAAGATGTGATTTTCTTTTTTTAGTTTTTTAAATTCTTTTAGTTTTAATATGAAAAAAATCAAAAATAGGAGTATCAAAAGTAATAATAGATATTCGGTATTTGTGAAGCTCAAATAATCTTCTCCTAATATTTTATATAATAGAATACAAATTATATAATAATTTTTTTTAATATTTGATTCGCATTTAGAAATAACTAATTTTAAAAGGATTTCATTTGGATTTAACAAACTTAAGAGCAAAATATACTACCAGAGGTTTGGACATAAAAGATTTAGACCAAAACCCTTTTAAACAGTTTGAAACTTGGTTTAATGAAGCAATTGAAGCAAAATTAACAGAGCCAAATGCTTTTAGCCTTGCTACAGTTGGAAAAGATATGATGCCAAGCATAAGAACTGTTTTATTAAAAATTTTTGATGAAAAAGGTTTTGTTTTTTTTACAAATTATAAAAGTACAAAAGCAAATCAAATAAAAGAAAATCCTAAAGCTGCTGCACTTTTTCCTTGGCTTGACTTAGAAAGACAAGTAAAAATAGAAGGAGATATTCAAAAGATTTCTACAACAGAGTCTTTAAAATACTTTTTGTCTCGTCCAAAAGGGAGCCAAATTGGAGCTTGGGTATCACATCAAAGTCAAGTTATCAGTTCAAGAAGTTTATTAGAACAAAAATTTGATGAAATAAAAAATAAGTTTGTAAATGGAGAAGTTCCTTTCCCTTCTTTTTGGGGTGGATATATTATCAAACCTACAAAAATAGAGTTTTGGCAAGGTGGACAAGATAGACTTCATGATAGATTTTTATATGAGCTTAAAGAAAATGGAGCTTGGTCTATATCAAGATTGGCTCCATAAAATCTTTAGAAAAATTCTATTGCATTTTTTCCTTGTTTTTTAGCACTATACATAGCTGTATCAGCTTGTTTTATAATATCTTTTACACTAACACTAGCATCACTAAATAAAGTTATTCCAATACTTGGTGTTGATATATTTACATGCCCTTCAATATGCGTGATGTCATTTAACGTCTCTTTTATTTTTTCTGCCAAACTTGTTATATTTTTCTTAGCATCTATACTATTATTTCCAATATTATCAATTAAAACTATAAATTCATCTCCACCTATTCTTGAAACGGTATCTTCATCTCTTATTACTTGTTTTATTTTTTTAGCTACTGTAATTAATAAAACATCTCCGATATCGTGCCCTAAAGTATCGTTAACAGCTTTGAAGTTATCTAAATCAATAAATATTAATCCTCCAAAGATTTTATGTCTTACAGTTTTTGTAATAGCATGTTCTATTCTATCTGTTAACAACAATCTATTTGGTAATCCTGTAAGATTGTCGTGAGTTGCTTGATATTCTAAGATTTTTTCTTTATCTTTTTGCTCACTATTATCCATATATTGACCTAAATAATTTGTGATTTTATCATCTTGATTTTTTATTACCGTAATTGTAGCTTTTAAAGCAATTATTTCATCATTTGCTTTTTTATTATAAACGTCACCACTCCAATTTCCATTTATTTTCAAACTATTCCATAAGTTTTCAACAAACTCTTTATCTTGGTGTGCAGTTTTAAAAATTCTTGGATTTTGTCCAATTATTTCTTCTTTTGAATATCCCATTATTTTACAAAAAGCTTGATTTACTTTTATTATATTATTATAAACATCTGTAATAATCATAGGTGCAGAAGAATCAAAAGCATAAGAAGATAGTCTTAATTCAGCTTCTTGCTTCAATCTTATATCTTCATATTCAATTTTTTCTAAACAATGAGTAATATCACTAACAAGTTTATCAAATAAAATTTCTACTTCTTGATCAAAAAATTCTAATTCTTTTGAATAGATTATTAAAACTCCAACAACTTGATTGAATTTTTTGATAGGAAATGTTGCCATAGATTTAATATTTAATTTATCAGCATCTTTATAGAACACAGAAATATTTTTTTCTTTAAAATTATTTATAATGATATTTGTTTCATATTTCATAGTTTTTGAAACTAAATTATCATGAGAAACATTTCCATATTTATCTACTTGTGAAATAACAACATCTTTTAGTTCACCATCTTTAGCAAAAATCATTTTTGAAGAAAAATCATAGATAAAACAAAATTTTAAATGTTCATTTTCACTCAAAAGTTCGCATACATTAGAATAAAGTCTCTCTTTATCAAATGTTTTCATTAAAAATTTATTTGTTGCATTTAAGATTTCATAGATATGTTTATGTTTTTGAATTTTGTCAAAAGATTTTTGTTCATTATAAATAATATTTTTTAGTACAAAAAATAAAGATATTAAAGTAAAAAAGCAAAAGAATAGATAAACAAAACTTAAATTTCTTTCTATAATCACATCTCTATCAAAAATCGCTACTTCTCTTTCTAATTGTCCTAACATATCAAGAAAAATTTTTGATATACCATCTATATTTTGATTTACATTTAAAAAATGATTCATTTTTGATAAATCAACTCTAAAATCATTTGATAACTTTGCAAACTTAATCAAAAACATAGAATCAATAGCGGTTTTTGTTGTTTGGTTAAAACACTTTATTATCTCTTCTGGAGTTGTATTTAAATTGTAAATTTGTTTTCGTAAAGATAGTAAATCACTAATTTCTAACTTATATTTTTTTAATTCGGCTTTTTCTTCTTTATATTTTTCTAATGATAATAAAGCTTTTTTAGATACCTCTTGGTGATGTTCTATTAACTCTTTATTTAAACCTCTACTTGATAAATATTTAAGTGATAAATTTTGCTCTTTTTCTAAAGAAGATACAAACTCTTCTACTGCTTTTATGTAATGTAAGTTATTATGATTTAATTCAACTTCATTAGCCATCTCAATTTTTTCAAGAACTAAAATCGAACTAAAATATAAAATACCTAGTACTGGTAAAGTAAAAATCATTACAATTTTTAGAAATAATTTGTTTCTAAACAAGCTAACTTATCCTTAATATTACTATCTTTTATTTTTCTTATTTTTCTATTATAATATAATACTTTCCCTTAATCCTCATAGATTTTGACGTTGAAAAAATATTACTTATTTTATCACTTTTTACTGCAGCATAAGAACAAAAATCCATAACATCAATTTTTCCTATGTCATCACTTTTTAAACCAGCTTCAGATATTAAAGCACCTAAAATATCACCTTTTCTAAGCTTTTGCTTTTTCCCACCATTTATAAAAACAGTTCTAAAATTTGAATTTATTTCAAAAGAGATATCGTCTTTTATGTCTTTTGGATTTTCTATTTTAATATTATTAAATTTCTCTTTTATGATTTCAAATTTATCTATTTCATTTTCAGTAAATAAAGAGATTGCTAAACCACCTTTTCCAGCTCTTGCCGTTCTTCCTATTCTATGAGTATGTATTTTTTCATCTAAACTTAAGTCATAGTTGATAACTAAATCAACATCATCAATATGAAGTCCTCTTGAAGCAACATCTGTTGCAATGAGTATTGGATATGATTTATTTGAAAATAAAACCATAGTTTCATCTCTTTGTTTTTGTTCTAAATCTGAATGTAAAGTTAAAATATCAAGCCCTAAATCATATAAATCATCAGCTAATTTTTCACAAGTTATTTTCATATTACAAAAAATCAAAGTTGTTTTTGCTTGATTATGAGATATAAGTGCTGGAATAAGTGCTGTTTTTTCACTTGGAGTAACTTCATAAAATTTTTGATTTATAAGAATCTCTTTTTCATCAGAAATTTCTTTATAAATTGGATTTTTTAAAATATTTGAAGCAAAAGTTTCTATATTTTTTTCATAAGTTGCAGAAAAAAGCATAGTTTGTCTATTTTTAGGTAAATTCTCAATTATTTCCATAATATCATCATAAAAACCCATATCAAGCATCTTATCAGCTTCATCTAAAACAAAAGTACTAATATTTTCTAAATTTATATTTTTCTCTTTTATATGTTTTAAAACTCTTCCTGGTGTTGCAACAACAATATGTGCATTATGTTGTAAAGAGACAACTTGTGGTTTAAAAGGAACTCCACCACATAAAGTTAAAACTTTTACATTATGAATATGTCTTGATAAATTTCTTAAATTTTGTGCTATTTGATTCGCTAACTCTCTTGTTGGAGCTAAAATCAATGCTTGAATCTTAAACTCTTTTGCTTTTAATTTATTTACTATTGGTAAACAAAAAGCAACTGTTTTTCCTGAACCTGTTTTGGCTTTTGCTATTAAATCTTTATTTTGTAAAGCATCTGGAATAGTTTTTTCTTGAATTAAAGTTAATGTTTTGTATTCCAAAGAGTCCAAGTTTTGTAAAAACTCTTTAGAAAGGTTTAGTTCTGAAAACTGCATAATTATTTTCTATTTTTATTTGTAAATATAACTATCAAAATAATAGCTGTTACAGCTACAAGTCCAACATATTTAAAATCTTCACTCAAACTTAAAAGGAATTTTCCAGCAGTAAAACTTATATATCCAATAA
Protein-coding regions in this window:
- a CDS encoding sensor histidine kinase → MKPSKEEQFLKIIKVMPSVFVVVFSLFVILFLYFENKKTFNKERRTIEQKYILKNKEIIKEEVSRVFTFTKQLQKNTEEELKQNVKNRVYEAHEMATNIYEKYKTTKSKQEIFQIIKVALSGIRFNEGRGYFFIDDIYGNKLSHPIDTSIEGKNFLNYTDVNGYKFFENIVNTIKEKTERFDEYYWYKPNTNKEIGRKIAFYKTFEPLNIAIGTGEYFDDFEKIIQKKALEYINLVRFGRSGYIFIINYDGTYLNHIRKDYIGKNYLENDEVKDKKRVISDLINIAKNGNGFYTYIQNKPSTEHPTEKISFVQGMDDWNWLIGAGFYEDDLNQEIADVKKKLDRNYEKYALNILILGMILIIFLLVASGYVSIFLENKLKEYKRELDNKQAILYQQSKMAAMGEMIGNIAHQWRQPLSIITTATSGMVLQKQMGVLTDEFFFEASNRINASSQYLSQTIDDFRNFFIPNKEKSKVNLIEIFKKTLDLISAQFSSKDIEIIKNIEGVEFESYENELIQALINILNNSRDELIKKDGERFIFVDAFEKDNFINIIIKDNAGGVIKENLDKIFEPYFTTKYKSQGTGIGLYMTEEIITKHLNGTICVKNVEFTYDEKEYFGAEFTIRIDLNTNLE
- a CDS encoding NADPH-dependent FMN reductase gives rise to the protein MSKIGILVASSNNNQKLALKLKELAQSQNCEAEVINLVDYNLPLYSTIEEEKNGIPESALDLATKIIDLKAFIIVAPEYNGVMPPVLNNAMAWTSRATKNWRDAFNEKIVGLATHSGGGGVKGLQAMRIMFQHLGANILAREILTTYDKPLNEESAIGMINSLVKLSRA
- a CDS encoding PhoH family protein, which encodes MKEKVYVLDTNIILQNLQNLYKISDNKTNHIVIPETVLLELEDKKKLSNELGYYSREFARLLAKMKIKEVDYKSDFKVVKLYNDELNLDIISKDKYETEIEQVHLSESNDKRIIEVASIAQEYYKGCRTIFLSLDVYARTFAIFKNIKAETLHDDKSTVPTFNFVKNINLDSSLFNSLENKDITSIDKEYEMQNFSYSFESSDGNIEYAIVTNGKIDTLKENDFKALNIKPVNIKQKLFAKAILSNMYDLLVIDAKAGSGKTLMSIVCSMRLIDLGIYDKIVYVRNSIESLDKGAEVGFLAGNEEKFRIYNMALYDTLEFIAKKHLKKSENRENQESINSKIDELKSRYFIETLWPGEARGRTLSGAIVIMDEWQNSSEKTTQLILSRLDESCMAIVIGSNRQIDNLYLNKYNNGLTTLLKQTNEAHSEIKMFAIELEKAVRGKFAQFTERIFENRKD
- a CDS encoding HD domain-containing protein, which produces MLQTKIVNRLQFITQNALAYFSYPSITTKRFIHSLGTMHLSSFMFKNALLNADKKTKNNFLSISKKAILKIIKEENLNIHIEELEYFDNKALYQFTIPTKSKSQRATYTLLLQTIRIVALLHDVGHLPFSHQVEYALKKVYNKIKTKEENQEVLLEKEFTFKENYEEITKNCKDVLHEAIGENLLELLFDYELDELVFKTQEKDYLKLIKKLSLLILEEITYEDFDFKVLHEFINSTVDADRLDYINRDMLASGYITGPNDHIRITKQAVLVQKEDKFYLSFFDMSLIDIEHMLEMRFNLYKKVIFNHGIAKTDSLLENVVQYLATKYFEDEKDEEKLSNSISMLWNFKNENKQKELDTISMLDENWLISLFKNRYFDIKNKETLTKEDMKYLYCFEEVLFGKQRFRSPWKNLNEFYKVLDFSTVERYKFRESFGYITQNRLNKLQSALDDFIKKYEDEDLFFAYQIVSFSLGISKDFYLYDGDELINIDEISTLRKRLKHSMRNTVPFYIYSNKKILSAKMKIDLKFMLFNIFEDKL
- a CDS encoding bifunctional diguanylate cyclase/phosphodiesterase; its protein translation is MIFFILKLKEFKKLKKENHILKQYNEATKDSNIISTSDLKGNITYVNDKFCEVSLYNYEEVIGKPHSIVRGEEDDEIFQQLWENIKNKKAWYGVLKNRKKNGEFYWVDINIRPILNEKNEIIEYIAIRHEITNLVLKTEELKRNLRLDSLTNIGNRYKLIEDVSKSVNPCISILDIVSFSDVNDFFGYKTGDNVLKIVARKIEELLIDKENYKVYRDHSDTFCIVAQNEDRDKFIKNIDEISKTIAKVPIVIKSRELYVQLSYVFSFESKENLLETANIIKRYSHANKNIIIYDKALELEKDYEKNIFWTLKIKKALDEDKIVPYFQPIYNLKTSKIEKYEALVRLIDGNNVISPYYFLDISKKSKQYLQLTKTMIQKTFDYFRDKDFEFSINLTFEDIKSEYISSFIIELLKEYKIGHRVVFEIVESEEIDNFRKINEFFVTIREYGCKIAIDDFGSGYSNFEYLAKLNVDYIKIDGSLIKDILINKSSQNIVSMLVNFAKGQKVKTIAEFVSNKDILNKVRELGIDYVQGYYIKEPIASIDGLNDIISLREFS
- the pdxH gene encoding pyridoxamine 5'-phosphate oxidase, with the translated sequence MDLTNLRAKYTTRGLDIKDLDQNPFKQFETWFNEAIEAKLTEPNAFSLATVGKDMMPSIRTVLLKIFDEKGFVFFTNYKSTKANQIKENPKAAALFPWLDLERQVKIEGDIQKISTTESLKYFLSRPKGSQIGAWVSHQSQVISSRSLLEQKFDEIKNKFVNGEVPFPSFWGGYIIKPTKIEFWQGGQDRLHDRFLYELKENGAWSISRLAP